DNA from Leptospira langatensis:
AAGAAAGAGATTCTCCCTGGCCTAAATAAGAAGCAATTGCAGAGGAATAGGTGCACCCTGTCCCATGGGGATTGAAATCCTGAACGAAAGGTTTGGAATAAGAAAAGCTCTCTCCATTCGGAAACCCTAATATATCTAAAGCTTCACTAGAGTTTTTGAGATGCCCACCCTTCAACAAGACAGGAACTCCTAGCTTCTTTGCCAGGGAGATAGCTTCGGGTCTCATTTCTTCTACAGAGTGTATATTGCCTGAGCCTAGGATCTTGGCCTCGTCCAGATTTGGAGTGATCAGGTTTGCCAAAGGCAATAGATCTTGGATCAGGGAATGGATCGCCTCATCCTGCAAGAGTTTGGCCCCGCTTGTCGCTACCATGACCGGATCCACAACCAATTGAAAGTCTTGGCCCTTGGCCCTATATTCTTTTAGGATCCTAGAGACTGTTCGGATTAAATTCTCAGAGAATAACATTCCAGTCTTCACAGCCTTTACGGGGAAGTATGAGAAGACTGCGTGCATTTGCTTTTCTAAAAAGTCAGGATCCACTTCTAGGATTCCTGTGACCCCGTCCGGATTTTGTGCGGTAAGGCATGTGATGACCGAAGCTCCAAAGCTTCCTGTACTATTGAATGTTTTGAGGTCGGCTTGGATGCCTGCTCCTCCCCCGGAGTCGGAGCCTGCGATCGTGATTACTACTGGTTTTGACATGAGTTCTCTTAGATTAAGGCCAGCCGAATAGATCCCAATCGACTGTTTCTTCTCTAGAGAATTTGATTCCTTCGGATTCTAAAAGTTTTTTTTGCAAAATCGCTCTAGGCGCATCGCCTCTAAAGGAAATTTTTCCCTGGCTATTGATCACTCTCTGCCAAGGGACCTTCTGCTCCTGTCCTTTTTTGAGGGAATTCAAGGCATATCCTACGGCTCGGGCCGCTCTCGGTTTTCCTGCCAGGACTGCAATCCTTCCATAGCTAGTAACTCTGCCTTTTGGGACCTTCTTTACAATTTTATAAACTTGTTCGTAGAAGTTCGGGAGCTTTTCCTTTTCTTTGACTCTGAGTACTATCTTCTTTGGCTTAGCTTTCATACCGCCGATCTTTCCATCGCATTCGGATCGTTGCTGGGTTGAGGCGGCCTTAGAGGCAATTCAACTTTGAACACTGTCCTTCCGGGAGAAGAATCCACAGTGATCTTTCCCTTGTGCTTCTCAACGATACCTTTCACGATCCCGAGGCCGAGTCCGGATCCTTCTCCTTGATCCTTGGTGGTAAAGAAGGGATCCCAGATCCGATCCTTGATGGCAGGATTGATGCCTGGGCCGTCGTCCTGGACCTCGATGGTTACGGTTCCTCCGGAAGAATATACGGAAAGCTCGATCACTCCTTGGCCTCGAATTGCTTGGTTCGCGTTTTGGATGAGATTGGTCCAGACTTGGTTCAATTCATCGGGATTGCATACAACTTTAGGGATCGGAGAGAAGTTCTTCTTCACTTCTACTCCATACTTGAGTTGGTTGTTCATGATCACCAAAGTGTTTTCGATCCCTTCTATAAGATCGGCGTTAGTAAAGGATTTGCTTTGATCCAAGTGGGAATAGTATTTGAGAGCCTTGACGATGCGAACTATGTTCCGGATAGAATATTTGATATTCTTAATATTTCTGTTCGTGTTGGAGGCATGCTTCAGCATTTCATAGCCGGATCTGGCGCTTTCTCCCTGCACTAACACTTCGTAGATGTACTTTCGCACTTCCATAATATCGTTCTCTATAATAAAGGAAGCGACTTCTCCTGCGAACGAAGGATCCACACCGATCTGGATCATCTCTTCTCGTACTTCTTTTTTCACACGGAATTTGTCCTTAGATTCCATCGGCTGGTTCTTCTTTCTATCTCTAAGAATATGAAGAAGGGCGACTTCGAAGGATTTACGTAACTTCTTGTTTCTTGCGAATTTCACGATCTCGAATACGTTCTTTACGATATAATTCATATTCGATTCTAGATTATCCGCTGAACCGTTAATCACTCCGGCAGGTGTATTGATCTCATGTGCGATACCCGCTACCATGGTTCCAAGCGACGCCATCTTTTCAGACATGATCAATTGGGATTGAGCGCTTTCCAATTCTTGGGTTCTATGTCTGACTTTTTCTTCTAGGGTTTCTGTAAGCTCTATTAGCCTTTCATAAAAAATGGAATTGGATAAGGACATCACCGAGACGGAACGCATCTCGTTCAGTTTTTCCAATTCGGAACTAGTGTATCTTCTTCCGTCCGATTTAGGACCTAAGACCAGCATTCCCAAAAGACTCTTATTCAAAATGAAAGGAACCAGAAGCTCGGCCTTTGTTTTTGCAGAGAAAGCGAGAGCATGCTCCTTGATCTGGAGGAATTTTGTGTTCTCTATGAATTCCTCCGAATAGAAGATCTTATCGTGTTCAGTGATCCAAAGTAGGAAGGGGTCAAAGATATAAAAATGGTCCTCCCCTTCCTGGTTCGGATAAGGAGAGAATTTTCCAAGGTCTTCCTTCCAAAGATAGATCTTAGATCTACTAGCGTCGATGATACTCGGTAGGAATTTCAGGATTTTATCGCAGACACTTTCGGTGATGTTGGTTGCAATCAAATCGCTCTTGAATTTATCTAACGAAGAAAGATACTTTACGTATTCCTGGTCTTTTATGTTTAATTTGGAAAGAGCCGAAGATAAATTCCAGTTTGTACTGAACTCATTGAACCAGATCCATACGAATACGGCTCCCAAAGTAGTGAACGGAAGGCTGATCAGCAAGGCGGTCGTCCGATTCGAGTCCAGAGAACTGAAATCTAAAGCGATAATTAGCGCCGACTGCAAAAGGAATGCTGCTAAAACGAGACCTACTATGGGTCCGAATTTGCGTATGATTTTCATCGCTTGCCCGTAAAATTAGGCTTAAGAATGTCAACTTCCACGATTCCAGTAAAGGAGTTTTTTACCATCGCAAGGGTCTTCGGAGCCTTCTATGATTTGTATTCTCCCGAAAGGGGAAGGGTCCGGGCAGTTCTAAGAGGAAGGCTCCGAAATTTCGCCGTAAAAGAAAGACATCCCTTTGTTGTAGGGGATCGGGTGCAGGCCATGGAATCGGGTGGGGAATGGGCGATCGAAGAAAGGTTGTCCCGTAGGAATGAACTTCTTCGTAAAAGCAAGGAAGGTGATGCGCAGGTTTTGTGCGCAAATGTGGATCAGGTTGCAGTTCTTGCCTCTTTGAAAAATCCGGAAACCAAAGATGGCTTCCTGGACAGGTGCCTTGCTGCTGTCCATCTCGCCGGAGTTACTCCCTTGATCGTGTTTACAAAATCGGATCTAGTCGACCGAGAAACGGCCGTTTATCGAGCCTCAGTATATCAAAATTTAGGCTACGAAGTGTTAGCGGTTTCCTGCCAGACCGGCCTAGGTCTAGACGAATTGCATTCCAAGTTTTCGTCTAAAACAACCTACTTAGTGGGAAATTCCGGCGTAGGAAAATCAAGTTTAGTGAACGTCTTATCGGATAGAGAGTTGCAAAAGACCTCCCAAATCAGTCTTTCTACAAAGAAAGGTAAGCATACGACTACGAATTCCAATTTTTTGGTGCTTGATGATAATATCATATTAATCGACTCTCCCGGCATTAAAGAATGGGGTATCCTCCATCTTTCCAAAGGGGAAATTTTGGATAGCTTTCCTGAGTTAAGGAAGCATAAAGAGTTATGCGATATTTCGGATTGTTGCGATGCGGGGCCCGGTTGCAAAATGTTACTTTCTTTGAAGGAAGAAGCCGATATTAGCGTTGAAAGGAAGAAAAGCTTGGAATCTATGCTTGCCAGCTTGGAAAACCCGTTTAGAATTACACGTAGGGACCACTTAAAAAATGAAAGTAAGCCCTAAATCCTTAGAATATACTTCGATCGAAGAAGTACTCAACTTTGTACGGGATTATGGCGCCGGAAATATGTTACGTTTCCTGCATGCTATCGAAGATAATAGCGGCAACGTTCTCGTAAAGGAAGAGGTCCAAGTCAAAGAATCTGCCCTGGCAAGGTTGAAAGAGATCAAAGGCCAATACAACGCCGACTTTAAGATCAAGCTAACCAAGGAACTAGTAGGGCAGATCCAGGATAAGCTCTGCGAAAAGATCGTATTTCAACTTAAAACAACGGATAAGAAATTCCTGAAATTCATGTACGAAGAGAATACCTTCAATTACAAGGGTATTATTCGGAACGCACTATCCAACAAAAAGCATCTTCTCGCTTTGTTTAAGGTGTACGAAGTAAATGCGAACTTCTTTAAGCACATTTGTGAGTTGGGACTTCTTGCCCTTGGGATCGTACTCATTCCGGATGCTTTAAAATATAAAATGCTCCGTCGTTATTCTTTCCTTGGCGGTGTTTTTATGGATATCGCTAGGGTCTCGGGAGACCAATGGAATCGACCATTCCCTGACGATACTGAAAAGACCAGGATCGCAAAACAATGTGCGAATTTCATGCAGAAGTTGGATCTTCCGGAGTTCGTATGCTCGGCCGCTTCGAATCACGTTCCTTTAGGACTACAGGATAATACCGAAGTAAGCGCTATTCCTGCAAAAAAAGGGGATAGAGAAAATCCGGACGAGACATTCTTTGCCGAGTTATTGATAGAAGATGGAGAAAGCGATTCCGGTCCTGCTGCCGAAGAAGAAGAGGAATCCGGTCTTCCTGACAAGTCGGAAGATTTCCTAAGAGAACTTCTCACAGATTCCTTAAAGATCGCTCGTTATATTCATACCGTTAGTTCCTTTACCCACGATAAAGAATATGTGATGGAAGAGCTGGTATACTTTCTCGCTTACAATACTACTCGCGGTTATTTTAACGAATTACTTGCCAATCCTCTCGTGAATCTCTTCAAGCAATTTGAAGAGAATGTTAAGCGTATGCGTAAGCTTGCGGAAGTGGAGATGCAATGTCTTCATCCTCCGGCAGCTTGGGCGTATCCTAAACCTAAGGCGAGTCAGGTTCTCTGCAAGAACAAGGTCTGGGATTGTCCGAATATCGTGCAAGGTTGGGATATTCATGTGATCTCTTCGCAAGAAGCGTTCGGCTGGGTAGGATCTAGTTTGGCAGCGGATCATTATCCGAAATGCAAATTAGAAGAAGAGTTAGATTCCCTTCCAGAGATAGAGCCTACTAAGAAAGTTGAGAAGAAATAGAATCTGTTCAATTTAAACTACTAATCCCAAAGGGTTAGTGCATTAGTTTCGATTGAAAACTGCCAAACGGTCATTTTTTGGAAATTTTTTTCTTACATAAATCCAAGTAATTTTAGAAAACGGCATTATACAAAGGATTCGTAAAAAAGTCCTTGTTCGTTTGTTGTATATAAAGCAATCTTAAGCTTAAAAGCGAGGGAGATAAAATGTTAAAATCAAAGAAAACCCTAACAATTCTATCGTTTCTTTCAATTGCTTACCTGCTCGCCTGCAGCCCTAAAACTAGCAGCGATCATGTAAAATCGGAAGCAACGGAAGCAAATGCCAAGATCGTTTGGATCACTGGCGACGTTAAGATCCAGTCTGCGGAAGGAGAGAGAAAAGCCGAATTCGGACAATCAGTTTCTCCGGCAGACACCATTATTACCGGCAAGAACGGATCCGTGGAGATCATGATTGCCAACAGTGGTATCGTAAAAGTTTCCAAAGACACTGAGTTGTCTGTAGCTGCTCTCACTAGTGAAGAAGGAGCTAACGTGAAGGTGAACTTGAATTACGGAAAGATCGTAACCATGGTTCGCAAGGAAAACAAAAACTCCGACTTCCGCGTAGTAACTCCTACCGCACTCGCTGGGGTTCGTGGAACTACCTTCTTGACCTCTGTAGAAAATCCTACCGGTGGAAAACCGAACTGTGCCGAAGAGCATTGCGATGTTAAATTCGCAGTCTTGGAAGGTTCCGTTGCGGTATCTAAAGTGGGAGAGGATGGAGAAGTCATTCTGGACAGAAACAGAGAGATCACTCTGAAAAAGAACCAGAAGTTGACTGACAAGATGATCCTTTCTCTTCGTCCTGAGTCCGTAAAACAACTCAAGGGACTGATCGTTCTGAAAAAGAATGATGTTTTAGAATATAATAATCTTGTAGATGAACTCAAAGCTTCTAGTGAAGAGCTTCGCATCCTAAGCCAAGCTTCTACCGTAGAAGAGGCTCGTACTCAATTGCAGAAACGTGAGATCTCTAAGGCAAATGCTGATGAGGTCACTAAGACTGCAAAAGAAGTGAACGAGACCAAATACGTTCAACAAGACGTTCAAAAAGAAAAACTGAAATTGAACGCGAAAGAAACCTTCTAATCGAAGCTTTCTTCTTATTTTCTTCGCTTTTACCTTTTCTTTGAAATCTGAGCCCCGCTATTCGGCGGGGTTTCTCTCTTTATAATCGTTAGTTGGGCAAACGGAGCCGAGCAGAATCGGTCACGACCGACTGCAGACTGAAAAATTCACCTTCTTTCATTCGAATCAAAAAACACGGAATTAGGAAAAGATTTGCTAAATCCGTCCTACGGAAATTTTTTTACGGGATGGGGACCTCTTCTTTTCGTAATCTTAAATTACTCTCCTTAATTGTAATATTAGGAAGCGCTTGCTCTTCCGTTCAAAAGCTGGACGAGCCTTCTAAATTGATCCAAGAACCTTATTACAAGCCTATCGGAGAATCAGCCAACGTATTCATCTTCCGCGAGTCCGAATCGGACTTTAGGGTTCGTAAATCCGGGCATGAGGTCCCCGTAATCGCCTTTAGTCCTATCGAATATCCTAAGTCTGTGGACAATAAATTGGCCTCTTATTTCGAGCAAGAGATCAGTTTGATATGGAAGGATATCAAATATACGAATGCAAGGATCTCTAAGGATGCTTGGAAAAGTAAAGAGGCTTTATCGGACGAATTAAAGAAGAAGGATACGGACATCGTTGTATTTGGTTCCATCTCTGAGTCGAGCTCCGGTTGGACTTTTAAATTTGAGATCAAAGACTCCGTAGACGATTCTAAGTTCGGTGAATTCGAACTCAGTTTTAAGAAACCTGTATCTACCGAAGAAGTGGGCAACTGGACCCAGGCGATCTTTTGGAAGGCATCCGATCGGATCATTTCTTTGGAAACCAGGCAAACTACTGTTCCGGTTTGGGATCGTAAACCGGACGTTGCAAGGATCAAGGAAATCGTAAATTCTTCCGTAAAAGGATTTTTGAATGTTCGCGCTTCTTCCAGCGATACGGAGATCCTTTGGAAAGGAAAGTCCTTGGGATCCACTCCACTCTTGGACATTCCGATCTCAGAAGGCATTCAAGAGATCCAATTGGTTTTAAAAGGAAAGAAACCTATTACTAAAACCGTTCAGGTGAGAGCCGGAAAGAAGAACTTTCTATTTCACGAATGGGAAGAAGACAAGACCTTAGGATCCGCAAAAGTGATCAGCGTACCGAACGGATTGTCTGTTTCCATTGACGGTTATAAGCAAGGAGAGACTCCTTTTTTCCGAAGTAATCTAACCCCTGGTGCATATCAGTTGGAACTCTTGAAGGAGAGCGCTGACGGGTCGTACGTATATTACGAAGGAGTTCTAGATGTAAAACCGGATAAGGTCGCGGAGCTCGCTCTTCCTTATACGGGCAAGGATCTGCTTTCTGAATCCGAATTTTGGAAACCTTCCGGAGAGAATGGCTTCTCTGCGATCGGACCGAAAGGATTGGAATTCGCCAAAAAGAAAAATCTTCCGAATGGCTGGAACGGTGCTTACTCTCTTCCTTTCATTCCCGAAGAATTAGAGTTAGAAGGGTATTTCCTTCTTCCTGTGGATCACAAGGAAGGTTCCGTCGCGGTAACTTTCCATTTTCCCGGACTTTCCTTAGGACTAGAAGCAGGAAAGGAAAAAGTCTCTATCTTCCAATTTCCTTCCGATGGAAGAACATTAGGAACATATAAATACAAGGATGTGGATAAGGATGTGGGCCGCCCCTTCTCCTTTAGAGCCGATCCGAAATCGAAAAAACTCTCTCTCTATTTGGGTAGCGACAAGGTTTGGGAAGGAGATCTTCCTGCGGGAGGACTCTGGACCGTTTCTGTCCTTACCCGAGGCGAAGAATTTAGGGAGAAGGCTCCGTTAAAAGATTTAAAGATTCTTTATAAAGGATACAAGTGATGAATCGCAAGCTAATCTATCTTATCCCGTTCTTATTCTTACTTCTATTTGGGGTCAATTGTGCTTCTAAGGATTTTCGTAAATCCAATGCGCAAGACGCGATCTTAGAAAAAGATCTGATCTCTCGCCAAAAACTCAAACAGGCTTCCCGACTGATCAACGAAGGAAACTCGGCCTTCCAAAAGGAAAAATTCGAGTTAGCTCTTTCCAAAGGGAAAGACGCCGTGAATACTTATCCTACTGCCGAAGGATATTATCTGATTGGATCTTCCCAGTACCGTTTGGGAAAACCGGAGGATGCGATTTCTTCTCTGAAGAAAGGAACCGAGCTAGATCCTGAGAATGAGCAAATTTTGCTAACACTCGGGATTATTTATACGTCTCAAGGTGCTAACGGCGATGCCATCGATGTTTACTCCAAATTGGAAAAGCTTCCGAAAGTAGACGGATCCTCGTATACTTTCAAGAAGGCAGTTTTGCTCAAGACAGTCGGAAAATACGAAGAAGCCTATTCTTCTCTGAAATCCATTCCGGAAGATAAGTTCAAATTTAAGGCCCAGCTTTATATGCAATTGGGCGACACTGCTGTACAGTTGAAAGACTACGAGGCGGCGGAAACTTATTTTGAGAAGGCCAGAAATGCGGATCCAGAGCTTGCTTCCGCAAAGCAATCCGCCTCCGCTACCAGAGTCGCCTCTCTATTAGAAAAAGGGAATGCTGCGCTAAAGGCCAAGAATTACAGAGAAGCAGTCCAACATTTTACTTCTGCGACCCAGTTGGATGCCAAGAACCCTTCTCCTTACGTTTTCTTGGGAAATGCCAAAATACTTTCCGGGGACAATGACGGAGCGATCAAGGCATTCGAAACTTCCCTAAAACTGAAGGCCGATTATTGGGAAGGTTATTCCGGTTTAGCCTCCGCGTATAGCAAGTCCGGAAATCAGCCGAAAGCAATCTCCGTTTTAGAAAAGGCGATCCCATTCTTCCCGAAAAATGCAGCTATCTATAATCAGATCG
Protein-coding regions in this window:
- a CDS encoding MGMT family protein — translated: MKAKPKKIVLRVKEKEKLPNFYEQVYKIVKKVPKGRVTSYGRIAVLAGKPRAARAVGYALNSLKKGQEQKVPWQRVINSQGKISFRGDAPRAILQKKLLESEGIKFSREETVDWDLFGWP
- the rsgA gene encoding ribosome small subunit-dependent GTPase A — translated: MSTSTIPVKEFFTIARVFGAFYDLYSPERGRVRAVLRGRLRNFAVKERHPFVVGDRVQAMESGGEWAIEERLSRRNELLRKSKEGDAQVLCANVDQVAVLASLKNPETKDGFLDRCLAAVHLAGVTPLIVFTKSDLVDRETAVYRASVYQNLGYEVLAVSCQTGLGLDELHSKFSSKTTYLVGNSGVGKSSLVNVLSDRELQKTSQISLSTKKGKHTTTNSNFLVLDDNIILIDSPGIKEWGILHLSKGEILDSFPELRKHKELCDISDCCDAGPGCKMLLSLKEEADISVERKKSLESMLASLENPFRITRRDHLKNESKP
- a CDS encoding FecR family protein; amino-acid sequence: MLKSKKTLTILSFLSIAYLLACSPKTSSDHVKSEATEANAKIVWITGDVKIQSAEGERKAEFGQSVSPADTIITGKNGSVEIMIANSGIVKVSKDTELSVAALTSEEGANVKVNLNYGKIVTMVRKENKNSDFRVVTPTALAGVRGTTFLTSVENPTGGKPNCAEEHCDVKFAVLEGSVAVSKVGEDGEVILDRNREITLKKNQKLTDKMILSLRPESVKQLKGLIVLKKNDVLEYNNLVDELKASSEELRILSQASTVEEARTQLQKREISKANADEVTKTAKEVNETKYVQQDVQKEKLKLNAKETF
- a CDS encoding sensor histidine kinase, which encodes MKIIRKFGPIVGLVLAAFLLQSALIIALDFSSLDSNRTTALLISLPFTTLGAVFVWIWFNEFSTNWNLSSALSKLNIKDQEYVKYLSSLDKFKSDLIATNITESVCDKILKFLPSIIDASRSKIYLWKEDLGKFSPYPNQEGEDHFYIFDPFLLWITEHDKIFYSEEFIENTKFLQIKEHALAFSAKTKAELLVPFILNKSLLGMLVLGPKSDGRRYTSSELEKLNEMRSVSVMSLSNSIFYERLIELTETLEEKVRHRTQELESAQSQLIMSEKMASLGTMVAGIAHEINTPAGVINGSADNLESNMNYIVKNVFEIVKFARNKKLRKSFEVALLHILRDRKKNQPMESKDKFRVKKEVREEMIQIGVDPSFAGEVASFIIENDIMEVRKYIYEVLVQGESARSGYEMLKHASNTNRNIKNIKYSIRNIVRIVKALKYYSHLDQSKSFTNADLIEGIENTLVIMNNQLKYGVEVKKNFSPIPKVVCNPDELNQVWTNLIQNANQAIRGQGVIELSVYSSGGTVTIEVQDDGPGINPAIKDRIWDPFFTTKDQGEGSGLGLGIVKGIVEKHKGKITVDSSPGRTVFKVELPLRPPQPSNDPNAMERSAV
- the thiD gene encoding bifunctional hydroxymethylpyrimidine kinase/phosphomethylpyrimidine kinase; this translates as MSKPVVITIAGSDSGGGAGIQADLKTFNSTGSFGASVITCLTAQNPDGVTGILEVDPDFLEKQMHAVFSYFPVKAVKTGMLFSENLIRTVSRILKEYRAKGQDFQLVVDPVMVATSGAKLLQDEAIHSLIQDLLPLANLITPNLDEAKILGSGNIHSVEEMRPEAISLAKKLGVPVLLKGGHLKNSSEALDILGFPNGESFSYSKPFVQDFNPHGTGCTYSSAIASYLGQGESLSSAVEKARDFLHAAILQSFPAGKSKTLNHHPEGFSS
- a CDS encoding LIC10124 family lipoprotein, coding for MGTSSFRNLKLLSLIVILGSACSSVQKLDEPSKLIQEPYYKPIGESANVFIFRESESDFRVRKSGHEVPVIAFSPIEYPKSVDNKLASYFEQEISLIWKDIKYTNARISKDAWKSKEALSDELKKKDTDIVVFGSISESSSGWTFKFEIKDSVDDSKFGEFELSFKKPVSTEEVGNWTQAIFWKASDRIISLETRQTTVPVWDRKPDVARIKEIVNSSVKGFLNVRASSSDTEILWKGKSLGSTPLLDIPISEGIQEIQLVLKGKKPITKTVQVRAGKKNFLFHEWEEDKTLGSAKVISVPNGLSVSIDGYKQGETPFFRSNLTPGAYQLELLKESADGSYVYYEGVLDVKPDKVAELALPYTGKDLLSESEFWKPSGENGFSAIGPKGLEFAKKKNLPNGWNGAYSLPFIPEELELEGYFLLPVDHKEGSVAVTFHFPGLSLGLEAGKEKVSIFQFPSDGRTLGTYKYKDVDKDVGRPFSFRADPKSKKLSLYLGSDKVWEGDLPAGGLWTVSVLTRGEEFREKAPLKDLKILYKGYK